The nucleotide sequence GACCAGCGGCTCATGGCTGTACATCTAAGTTGCTGTTGTAATTTGACAAGGGAGTGGTGCTCCCTGTTCTCTGGGGGTCAACACGAGAAGGTGTGTTGTTGTAGAGAGTATTTGGTTCCAACACAGCACTGAACTATTCTTACAAATCACTATTACTCCAAAGGTCATTATGTTCATACATCTGATTTACTCTTGCCATGTTTCCTCCTCCTCTGTAGCCGGCGCGTCTGGCACCGCAGAGAGAGTTCATCAAGTCCCTGATGGGCATTGGGAAGCGGCTGGCCACGCTGCCCACTAAGGAGCAGAAGACGTCCCGGCTCATCTCGGAGCTTTCGCTGCTCAACCACAAGCTGCCCGCCCGCGTCTGGCTGCCCACCGCCGCCTTCGACCACCACGTGGTGCGCGTCCCTCACACACAGGCTGTGGTGCTCAACTCCAAAGACAAGGTGGGGgggggatcacacacacacacacagtgtagaatGAGACGACGCACCAACACAAACATGTAAACAATCACCTCTACCTGGTCAGGCGCCGTACCTCATCTATGTGGAGGTTCTGGAGTGTGAGGACTTTGAGACGTCCAACGTTCCGGTGCGGATCTCCGAGACCAGGATCCGCAGCACGCGCTCAGTGGAGAACCTTCCGGACTGCGGCATCACGGCAGATCAGCGAGCCGGGGGCTTTTCAACGGTTCACAACTACGATGAGGATAACGAAGCCTGGTCTGTGGACGACATCGGGGATCTGCAGGTGGAGGTAGGGGTCAGGAGCCCACCTACCCTTATCAGGTAGCGAAGGAGTGTGGGCTGTGGACTCACCCTCTCCCCCGTTCTTTCCCCTCCTCTGTTATCCCAGCTCCCAGAGTTCCACACCAACAGCTGTGACAACATCTCCCAGTTCTCAGTGGACAGCATCACCAGTCTGGACAGCAAGGAGCCCATCTTCATCGCTGCTGGAGACATCAGGTACAGAGGAATAGCTGGGAGAGAGCTAGCTTGGGTGGTATAATGTAGCCTTTCAAACTGTGATGTATATGATGCTTCTTCAGTAGTGacggtgaatgtgtgtgtttcccCCCCCCACTACACAGGCGGCGTCTCTCAGAGCAGCTAGCTCACACACCCACCACATTCAAACGGGACCCAGAGGACCCTTCAGCAGTGGCCCTCAAGGAGCCGTGGCAGGAGAAGGTTCAGTGCGTACTCAATCCCCACAGTGGACCGTGGAGGTGTTGCATGCCTTGATGGTAACCTCAAGGCTCGAGGAAAGGTTTGAGCTTTGCTAATTGTATGTGCCTGTACTTGTTGTGTTGTTCTGAACAGGCGGATAAGGGAGGGCTCCCCATATGGACACATCCCTACCTGGAGGTTGTTGTCAGTCATCGTCAAGTGTGGCGACGACCTTCGGCAAGAGCTCCTGGCCTCTCAAGTGCTGCAGCAGCTCCAGGTCATTCTGAATGGAGACTATCTAGCTCCACATACACAGCAAGGATGAAACTCTCTTTCCACACCCAGCATTTACACGACAGTATAATCTCCTGTATATACTTTATCTGGACTAATTATGTACCGCTCACTTCCCTCTCCCAGATCATCTGGGAACAGGAACGTGTGCCTATCTGGATCAAACCCTACAAGATCCTGGTGATCTCCTCTGACAGCGGCATGATTGAACCCATAGTCAACGCAGTGTCCATCCACCAGGTGAGTGGGCTCAGAAAGGCTCCAACAAAATCACACGCAAAAACAAACATTACTATTAGTAGTATTTAACATTACTACCTTTGCCCCTCAGCCAGCTAGATCAATACCTTTTCTCCCAGATATTAGGCTTTTAGCGGCACATGGCAGGTAGTCTACTGGCTAGGacgttagagcgttgggccagtaaccgaaaggtcactagtttgaatccccaagccgaAAATTCTCTTGACGTGCCCATAAGCAAGGCActaaaccctaattgctcctgggTCACCGTTGATAATGCCCTGACCGTGACCCCACTATCCGAgagtgtctcagggggagttgggatatgtaTAAATAAAAAATGACATTTTTAATTCCCACATGTATATAATAAAcatttgtacatgtgtgaaatagggcAAATATATGCACCCACCAAATGATTATTAAATATGTCCTACAAACTTCAATGAGTTGGTCTGATGGGACCTGCCCCGGGCTGTGTCATGACTGGACCACCTATTAAGATGGGCCTTTTGTTAAGTAGAAAAGGTGTTACACGATCTGAAAGGGAGACTGGAGTGGGACTTTAACATTTAAAGTTCTCTGATATCCCTCCGCCAGGTGAAGAAACAGAGCCAGATGTCTCTGCTGGACTACTTCCTGCAGGAACACGGTACCCACACCACCGAGGCCTTCCTCACGGCCCAGCGCAACTTTGTCCAGAGCTGTGCAGGCTACTGTCTCATCTGCTACCTGCTGCAGGTCAAAGACAGGTCCGACACACCCACTACTTCCTCTCATTCACTCCTATATCCTCTTTCTCATCACTTACATTTTGTTCTCATCACTTACATTTTGTTCTAATCTCTCccccctatcatctctctctcatcacttacATTTTGTTCTCATCACTTACATTTTGTTCTCATCTCTCccccctatcatctctctctcatcacttacATTTTGTTCTCATCTCTCccccctatcatctctctctcatcacttacATTTTGTTCTCATCTCTCccccctatcatctctctctcatcattttttgttctcatctctcccatctctctctatcattttcTTCTCATCACTTACATTTTGTTCTCATCACTTACATTTTGTTCTCATCACTTACATTTTGTTCTCATCACTTACATTTTGTTCTCATCACTTCATTTTGTTCTCATCACTTACATTTTGTTCTCATCACTTACATTTtgttctcatcatctctctctcatcacttacATTttgttctcatctctctctcatcacttacATTttgttctcatctctctctcatcacttacATTTTGTTCTCATCTCTCccccctatcatctctctctcatcacttacATTCTGTTCACTCTCTTattttccctctgtctttctgacCATTTCTGTTCTCTCAACTCACT is from Oncorhynchus gorbuscha isolate QuinsamMale2020 ecotype Even-year linkage group LG19, OgorEven_v1.0, whole genome shotgun sequence and encodes:
- the pi4kb gene encoding phosphatidylinositol 4-kinase beta isoform X3 — translated: MGIGKRLATLPTKEQKTSRLISELSLLNHKLPARVWLPTAAFDHHVVRVPHTQAVVLNSKDKAPYLIYVEVLECEDFETSNVPVRISETRIRSTRSVENLPDCGITADQRAGGFSTVHNYDEDNEAWSVDDIGDLQVELPEFHTNSCDNISQFSVDSITSLDSKEPIFIAAGDIRRRLSEQLAHTPTTFKRDPEDPSAVALKEPWQEKVQRIREGSPYGHIPTWRLLSVIVKCGDDLRQELLASQVLQQLQIIWEQERVPIWIKPYKILVISSDSGMIEPIVNAVSIHQVKKQSQMSLLDYFLQEHGTHTTEAFLTAQRNFVQSCAGYCLICYLLQVKDRHNGNILLDAEGHIIHIDFGFILSSSPRNLGFETSAFKLTNEFVDVMGGLDGDMFNYYKMLMLQGLIAARKHMDKVIQIVEIMQQGSQLPCFHGSSTIRTLKERFHMSLTEEQLQVLVEQMVDGSMRSITTKLYDGFQYLTNGIM